The sequence ATGATCGCCCGCCCCGAAATCGAAACGGATATCGCGCTCGATCGCAAAGAAACGCGTGGTTGACTCGGGATAGAACGTCGCCACGAAGCTGCCTGCGACCAGTTTGAGGTGATTGCCGTCAAGGGTGACCACAATGTCCCGGCGCGGCTCGCGTTGGTAACAACCGGCGTAGCGCGCCAGGGTCGCGGCCGGCAACATGCGCGTGGCAGAGGGAGGCACGTAGGCTGGGCATTTCCATGCCGGCTCCAGATACAATGGAGTCCGAGGTAAACCTCAGTCGAGCAACTGACCTCGCCCGAAAGTCACCATGCAGGCCGGCTGCATACCCGACCGATCAGGGTGCAATGCAACGCGCATTGCTCACGCCTCCCCCACCGTTCCGCCATAAATACCGCTTTCGCGCGCAAGGTGGCCGTGATCATGTACGGGCATGGTTGTTACCGCAGCGCGCCATCCTGCGGATTGCTCGCAGCATACGTACTGGTCTGCAGCTCGCTGTCATGCACATGACGCAATGCATTGCGCACATCCTCGGGCAACCGATCGACATCCAGCAACACCTTGCCGGAATGCACATCGCGCACCGCCGACGTCGGCAGCGCGAAATCACCACCGTTCTCGATATTGATCACCAGCTCTGCGCCGTCGTTGCGGATATCGCGCACAGCGCCAACGCCAACTTCGCCGTCGCGCAAAAATACCATCTGGCCGATTTCGATCTGCTGCATGTTTGTCTCCTTGTTGGGCGCTGCGACACAAGCGCGCTGTGCCTTGAAAGGCCATCATCGCGCTGTCTAGTGTTCTGAGCCGGTGAAGCGCAGATCAGGGCCGCGTGGGCACATGTCGCACGGCATCGACTGACAACTCGTGCGGACGCCCGCACCAGGCGTTCAAACGTCGTCATGCCATGCGAGCGATGACGCGTGTGCAGCAAGTCAGCGCGCACACGCGGCCGGAATGGCCGCGTGTGCGCATGCATATCAACGCAGCGGGACGTCCGCCACCTTATCTTGATAGTCCTTCTTCGGGTCGACACCAAACAGCACCTTGATGCCGGCAAGCAGACTGGAACCGTTGAGCCAGATTTGCGCGTGGTCCGCGTCCAGACGCAACAGCGCCAACTTGGGGTCGTCCTTGCCGCCTTCGTACCAGGCAGCGACATACGGATTCCACAGACGATCAATCACCGCACGGTCGGTGTCCTCGCGCAACGAACCACTGATGCTGGCGAACAGATCATGGCCCTTGCTGCTGAACGCGCCAATGACGCGACGGCCCTGCCCCAGCATCGCAATCAAGGCGTTGTCCTTGGAGGTGAAAAACCAGATCGGCCCACCGCTGTCGCCCTCGATCTGTGCGGTCATCGGACGCGCGTGGCCGTCTTCCACACCATCCAGACCCAGCATCACGGTACGGTCGGATTTCAGGGCCTTCCAGAATTTTTCTTGGAGTTCTTTGGGATCTGCCATTTCGGTTCCTGACATGGGCGTTGTTACGCGGGCCGCTGAGTCTGAAAGGCCGCATGCCCACGGCATGTGAGGATGCTGCGTGCAACGCGTCGGCAACGGACACCCGCATCGGGAAGCGACTCGAGGGCGCGAGTTGCGACCCGCACCCGGTGTAAAGCGTGACCACCACGTGCATCCTGCACCTTGCGTCGCACCATTGGCGCCTACAAGCGACCCCGGCTTTATCATCGCCCTGCACCGCGTTCGAAAGCGACGGTCACTCTGCCCCGACCATGGCGCACGCTCCATCGCAGGCCGTCGCGCTCAACGATCGCGCAGCGCCCGGCATCTGCGATATCCCACGTGTCTGCATGCGTCCCTTTCCAAGAGAGCGCCACACCATGTCCGTCTCGCATATCCGCACGACCTGCATCACCGCTGCGCTGATCAGCCTTGTCAGCGCCAATGCGGCCGCACTCACCGGCACCGCCTCACGTCCACAACTCACCAACACCGAAGCAAGCACCTATACGATCACCAAAGCGTTGGCCAAAGCAGGACCGATCAGTGCATTGGTCACCGACAACTGGAATCCCACCGCCGGCGTTGCCTTGCTCAGCGCGGACTATGCAGTGGCCGCCGATGGCTCCGCACGCTACCGCACCGTGCAGTCGGCGATCGATGCGGCTGTGGCTGCAGGCGGCACCACGCGCCGCTACATCAGCATCAAGGCAGGCACTTATACCGAACTGGTGTGCGTGCCGACCAACGCGCCACCGTTGACCCTGTTCGGCCTGGGCGCGGCCAAGGCCGACACCGTCATCCGTTTCAATAATGCCAATCCCACGCCCAAGCCAACCGGCACTGCCAGCCATGCGTGTGCCAGCAATGCATCAGCTACCACGGTAGGCACGTCCAATAGCGCCACGCTGACCGTGCGCGCGGACGATTTCCAGGCGCGCCACCTGCGGGTGGACAACAATTACGTGGAAGGCACCTATGCGGACAACAATCAAGCGGCTGTTGCGCTGGCGGTGCGTGGGGATAGGGCCAGTTTCGAAGATGTGCTGGTCACCGGCAACCAGGACACCCTACTGATCAGTGCAACCAACGCAGCCAATGTCATCCGCGCCTATTTCAAGAACAGCACCATCGATGGCGATGTGGATTTCATCTTTGGCTCCGGTATCGGCGTATTCGACAACGCAAACATCCGCTCCACCGGCGCCCGTCTGGGAGCCAACCGAGGCGGGTATGTCTTTGCACCCAGCACACGCCCCGGCAGCGCCCATGGATTTCTCGCCATCAACAGCAACTTCGTTAGCCTGTCCGATTCACCCGACAACCAGACCTATCTGGGCCGCGCGTGGGACGAAGGGGTCGGCAATCTGAGTGCTTACGTCAATGGCACCTCGCCCAATGGTCAGGTGACGGTGCGCAACTCCACCCTGGGCAGCCATATCCGCAAAGCCGCACCCTGGAATGCATCTACGGCCAGTCGTCCCTATTGCAGCAGCGGCTGCACCCATTCGGCAAAC comes from Xanthomonas vesicatoria ATCC 35937 and encodes:
- a CDS encoding pyridoxamine 5'-phosphate oxidase family protein, whose amino-acid sequence is MSGTEMADPKELQEKFWKALKSDRTVMLGLDGVEDGHARPMTAQIEGDSGGPIWFFTSKDNALIAMLGQGRRVIGAFSSKGHDLFASISGSLREDTDRAVIDRLWNPYVAAWYEGGKDDPKLALLRLDADHAQIWLNGSSLLAGIKVLFGVDPKKDYQDKVADVPLR
- a CDS encoding putative acyl-CoA thioester hydrolase; translated protein: MSVSHIRTTCITAALISLVSANAAALTGTASRPQLTNTEASTYTITKALAKAGPISALVTDNWNPTAGVALLSADYAVAADGSARYRTVQSAIDAAVAAGGTTRRYISIKAGTYTELVCVPTNAPPLTLFGLGAAKADTVIRFNNANPTPKPTGTASHACASNASATTVGTSNSATLTVRADDFQARHLRVDNNYVEGTYADNNQAAVALAVRGDRASFEDVLVTGNQDTLLISATNAANVIRAYFKNSTIDGDVDFIFGSGIGVFDNANIRSTGARLGANRGGYVFAPSTRPGSAHGFLAINSNFVSLSDSPDNQTYLGRAWDEGVGNLSAYVNGTSPNGQVTVRNSTLGSHIRKAAPWNASTASRPYCSSGCTHSANRFYEYGNSGAGAAD
- a CDS encoding DUF3471 domain-containing protein; protein product: MLPAATLARYAGCYQREPRRDIVVTLDGNHLKLVAGSFVATFYPESTTRFFAIERDIRFDFGAGDHGQLSTLTVCENGVVSERALREK